TTCATCCGGAGTCAGCGCGAGGCGGCGCAGGTGTCCGTACGGCAGTTGGCCGAGAAGGCAGGGGTCAGCAATCCCTACCTCAGCCAGATCGAGCGGGGATTGCGGAAACCGTCCGCTGACGTGCTCAACCAGATCGCCAAGGCGTTGCGGGTCTCGGCCGAAGTGCTCTACGTCCAAGCCGGGATCCTCGAACCCAGCGAACCCGGACAGGTCCGCGACGCCATCGTGAACGACACGGCGATCACCGAGCGGCAGAAGCAGGTGCTGCTCGACATCTACACCTCGTTCTGCCAACAGAACGAGGCAGCCGTAGGCGACGTGGATGAGGAGCCGACGAGTGACCACCCACCGGTCGACGTCGACCTGATCGAACGCGCACTAGGAACCACCCCCCAAGATCCCGGAAAGGACATCCACCATGGCTGAGAAGAACACCCAGGTCGAGATCGAAGACCTCAAGGCCCCGCTGCTCGCCGCGGTCGGCGCTGCCGATCTGGCCCTGGCCACCGTGAACGAGATCGTCGCGAGCCTGCTCGAGCGCGCCGAAGAGGCCCGCGGCGACGCCAACAGCCGCGTCGAGGAGAGCCGCGCCCGCATCAACAAGCTTCAGGGAGAACTCCCGACCCAGGTCGTGGAGCTGCGCGAGCGGCTGACCGCCGACGAGCTGCGTCGTGCCGCCGAGGGCTACGCCGAGGCCGCGCAGAGCACCTACGCCAAGCTCGTCGAGCGTGGCGAGGCCGCACTCGAGCGCCTGCGCAGCCAGCCCGGCTTCACCGACGCCGCCAACCGCGTCGAGAACTACACCGATCAGGCCGTCGACTTGACCGAGCAGGCCCTGGGCAACGTGGCGTCACAGACCCGCGCCGTCGGTGAGCGCGCCGCCAAACTCGTCGGTGTCGAGCTGCCGAAGAAGACCGAGGAGGCTGCCGCGCCGGTCAAGCAGGCCGCCAAGAAGGCGCCCGCCGCCGAGAAGACCCCCGCCAAGAAGGCTCCCGCCAAGAAGGCGCCGGCCAAGAAGGCTCCGGCCAAGAAGGTCACGCAGAAGTAACTCGAATTCGACCGCGCGATGACGCCCGCATAGGCTGGTGAGGTGATACTTGCCGACCTTGCGGGCGTCATCGTCCTGGGTCTCGTCCTGATCGTGTTGGTCGTGGGTGTTTACTCCTTCGTCCACGCCGCGATACAGCGCACCGACGCCTACACCGCGGCCGGGAAACTCACCAAGCCGGTATGGCTGGCGATCCTCGGCGGCGGTGTTCTCGTCTGCCTGCTCTTCCGCGATGCGTTCGGCGCCGCGGTCTGCGCGTGCGCGGCCGGTGTCTACCTGGTCGATGTCCGGCCGAAGATCCTCGAGATCCAGGGAAAGTCGCGGTAGGTCGGTGCGTTTCTCCCTCGCTGCCGTGACGGCGGCCCTGGTCCTGCCGCTCTCGGCGTCTCTTTCGATGTCTCTTTCAACGGTCGTCGCGCCGTCCGCTTCCGCGCAACCCGCCCCGCCGCCGCCCTACATCGACCACGTCACGTGGGCCAAATGGGGCGACCTGTCCAGCCTGCGCGTCTATCCGACGGCCGCGGGCAGACGGGCCGCGGGTCAGGTCGGCACCGTCACGGAAGCCGAGCACGCCTGGGCCGAGGTGCTGGCCGCCTCACCCGACGCCGCCATCCCCGGCATGCGTGAACAGTTCGACTGCCACTGGCAGTTCGCGGAGTTCGCCCAGCCCGGAAAGACCAGCTGGAACCTGGAGCCGTGGCGGCCTGAGGTCCCCGTCGAGCAGATGGTGGCCGCCGGCTGCAATCCCGGCGGTACCGAAGAGCCGTTCTGATGGGCA
Above is a window of Mycolicibacterium baixiangningiae DNA encoding:
- a CDS encoding heparin-binding hemagglutinin; protein product: MAEKNTQVEIEDLKAPLLAAVGAADLALATVNEIVASLLERAEEARGDANSRVEESRARINKLQGELPTQVVELRERLTADELRRAAEGYAEAAQSTYAKLVERGEAALERLRSQPGFTDAANRVENYTDQAVDLTEQALGNVASQTRAVGERAAKLVGVELPKKTEEAAAPVKQAAKKAPAAEKTPAKKAPAKKAPAKKAPAKKVTQK
- a CDS encoding DUF2599 domain-containing protein, with product MRFSLAAVTAALVLPLSASLSMSLSTVVAPSASAQPAPPPPYIDHVTWAKWGDLSSLRVYPTAAGRRAAGQVGTVTEAEHAWAEVLAASPDAAIPGMREQFDCHWQFAEFAQPGKTSWNLEPWRPEVPVEQMVAAGCNPGGTEEPF
- a CDS encoding helix-turn-helix domain-containing protein, which produces MPQDENLAAVVTNAAQDIGSFIRSQREAAQVSVRQLAEKAGVSNPYLSQIERGLRKPSADVLNQIAKALRVSAEVLYVQAGILEPSEPGQVRDAIVNDTAITERQKQVLLDIYTSFCQQNEAAVGDVDEEPTSDHPPVDVDLIERALGTTPQDPGKDIHHG
- a CDS encoding DUF2516 family protein, yielding MILADLAGVIVLGLVLIVLVVGVYSFVHAAIQRTDAYTAAGKLTKPVWLAILGGGVLVCLLFRDAFGAAVCACAAGVYLVDVRPKILEIQGKSR